A stretch of the Filimonas lacunae genome encodes the following:
- a CDS encoding NAD-dependent succinate-semialdehyde dehydrogenase produces the protein MQLTYPALLQQGIFINNNWQTGAATFPVYNPANGEVITNVYNAGVAETEQAIQAADAAFPAWSNKPAKERSDILKKWYQLIIQHSNDLALLLTTEQGKPLTEAKGEVQYGASFIEWFAEECRRTYGQVIPAPVADRRFFTIKQPIGVVAAITPWNFPIAMITRKIAPALAAGCTVVLKPAEDTPLCALALAQLAKEAGLPAGVLNVITTLQAAETGKLLTTHPAVHKISFTGSTEVGRILMQQSSSTLKKLSLELGGNAPAIVFNDADLQQAVKGTLASKYRNAGQTCVCANRVLVQKDIYPAFMKAYQEAVMAMQVGNGTTDGVTIGPLINQDAIDKIQKLLKDAFDKGAELLCGGKVHSAGPLFFEPTIITHCTPEMELSREEIFGPVSAVYVFETVEEAIALANNTEYGLAAYFFSKDVQQVWRIAEQLQYGIIGINEGIISFAEVPFGGIKQSGYGKEGSFYGIEDYLITKYLCLGGIH, from the coding sequence ATGCAACTCACATATCCGGCTTTACTGCAACAAGGTATTTTTATCAATAACAACTGGCAAACAGGCGCGGCTACCTTTCCCGTATACAATCCCGCCAACGGCGAGGTTATCACCAACGTATATAACGCAGGCGTTGCCGAAACGGAACAGGCCATACAAGCCGCTGATGCCGCTTTTCCAGCCTGGAGCAATAAACCCGCCAAGGAACGAAGCGACATTCTTAAAAAGTGGTACCAGCTAATTATACAACACAGCAATGATCTGGCTTTATTACTTACTACCGAACAAGGCAAGCCACTTACAGAAGCCAAAGGAGAAGTACAGTACGGTGCGTCTTTTATTGAATGGTTTGCCGAAGAGTGCCGCCGCACTTACGGACAGGTGATACCCGCCCCGGTAGCCGACAGGCGTTTCTTTACCATCAAACAGCCCATTGGTGTTGTAGCTGCCATTACCCCCTGGAACTTCCCCATAGCTATGATCACCCGCAAAATAGCGCCAGCCCTGGCAGCTGGCTGTACGGTAGTACTAAAGCCCGCAGAAGACACACCTTTATGCGCCCTGGCTTTAGCCCAGCTGGCTAAAGAAGCAGGACTACCTGCCGGCGTATTAAATGTGATCACCACTTTACAAGCTGCGGAAACAGGCAAGCTGTTAACCACACACCCGGCTGTACATAAAATCTCTTTTACAGGCTCTACCGAGGTAGGCCGCATACTGATGCAGCAGTCCTCTTCTACCCTTAAAAAGTTATCACTGGAACTGGGCGGCAATGCCCCCGCTATTGTGTTTAACGATGCCGATCTGCAGCAGGCCGTAAAAGGCACACTGGCCAGCAAATACCGCAATGCCGGGCAAACCTGTGTATGCGCCAATCGTGTGCTGGTGCAAAAAGACATTTACCCTGCCTTTATGAAAGCCTACCAGGAAGCCGTTATGGCTATGCAAGTAGGCAACGGCACTACTGATGGCGTAACCATAGGCCCACTGATTAACCAGGACGCCATCGACAAAATACAGAAGCTGTTAAAAGATGCGTTTGACAAAGGAGCAGAGCTGCTCTGTGGCGGTAAGGTACATAGTGCAGGCCCGCTGTTTTTCGAGCCTACTATTATCACCCACTGCACACCCGAAATGGAGTTAAGCAGGGAAGAAATCTTTGGCCCTGTAAGTGCTGTATATGTGTTTGAAACCGTGGAAGAAGCTATTGCCTTAGCCAATAATACCGAATATGGATTAGCCGCTTATTTCTTTTCAAAAGATGTGCAACAGGTATGGCGTATTGCGGAGCAGTTGCAGTATGGCATTATTGGAATAAATGAAGGAATTATCTCTTTTGCAGAAGTACCGTTTGGTGGTATTAAACAAAGCGGATATGGAAAAGAAGGTAGTTTCTATGGTATAGAAGACTACCTTATTACCAAATACCTTTGTTTAGGCGGCATTCACTAA
- a CDS encoding AMP-dependent synthetase/ligase produces MKECKRLFDAVTYQLQKFPKPDMLASKVNGQWKTYSTGDVAGIVNRFSAGLLKLGVSGNQFDEDSADKIAIISNNRPEWVFTDLAVQQTGAILVPLYPTTNAHEIEFILNDAAVKHIFISSRELYDKVKDILPLISTLKNIYTFDKVEGVAHWADLLVPAGDASLHDVEGVKARIPDSHVATIIYTSGTTGTPKGVMLTHQNIVSNAYLSKISFPFEDAPDHKVLSFLPLNHIFEKCVTYIYLYSGIGIYYAESMDTIGDNLKEVKPNGFTTVPRLLEKVFEKIMNTGSQLTGIKRKLFYWSVGLAEKYDNRVSGGAWYNLQLTIANKLVFSKWREALGGNISFIVTGGAACQAKLLRIFSAAGVPVYEGYGPTENSPVICVNRRDNKWKKFGTVGPPIDGLEVKLAEDGEICVKGPSVMKGYYKRPDLTAEAVTDGWLHTGDIGVWDEGMLKITDRKKELFKTSGGKYVAPQPIENKMKENAFIEQVLVVGPERKFVGALIVPSFSTLEKWMKRNNIPFNNHEDVVKNEKVIEKYKEIVESLNENFNHVEQVKKFELLPREWSIESGEMTPKLSLKRKVIMEKYKDAIEHIYEGG; encoded by the coding sequence ATGAAGGAATGTAAACGACTTTTTGACGCAGTAACGTACCAGTTACAAAAGTTTCCCAAACCGGATATGTTGGCCAGCAAAGTAAATGGCCAATGGAAAACTTATAGCACAGGAGATGTGGCAGGAATTGTGAATCGCTTTAGCGCCGGGTTGTTGAAACTGGGTGTAAGCGGTAATCAGTTTGACGAGGATAGTGCAGATAAAATTGCTATTATCAGTAATAACCGACCGGAATGGGTATTTACCGATCTGGCCGTGCAGCAGACCGGGGCTATCCTGGTGCCTTTATATCCTACCACCAACGCGCACGAAATAGAGTTTATTTTAAACGATGCCGCGGTTAAACACATTTTCATCAGCAGCAGAGAGTTATACGATAAGGTGAAGGATATCTTACCATTGATATCTACTCTTAAAAACATATATACGTTCGATAAGGTAGAAGGTGTGGCACATTGGGCAGATTTGCTGGTGCCGGCCGGGGATGCTTCTTTACATGATGTGGAGGGTGTGAAAGCGCGCATTCCGGATAGTCATGTAGCTACCATCATTTACACGTCTGGAACAACAGGTACACCTAAGGGCGTAATGCTTACCCATCAGAACATTGTAAGTAATGCGTACTTAAGTAAAATCAGTTTTCCTTTTGAAGATGCGCCGGACCATAAGGTGTTGAGCTTTTTGCCATTGAATCACATCTTTGAAAAATGTGTTACCTACATTTACCTGTATAGCGGCATTGGTATTTATTATGCTGAAAGCATGGATACCATTGGCGACAACCTGAAAGAAGTGAAGCCGAACGGCTTTACCACGGTGCCCCGTTTGCTGGAAAAGGTATTTGAAAAAATTATGAACACAGGTAGCCAGCTTACCGGTATTAAACGTAAACTGTTTTACTGGTCGGTAGGTTTGGCCGAGAAATATGATAACCGGGTAAGTGGCGGTGCATGGTACAACCTGCAACTGACCATTGCCAATAAACTGGTGTTTAGCAAGTGGCGCGAAGCATTGGGGGGCAATATCTCTTTTATTGTAACCGGTGGTGCGGCCTGCCAGGCAAAGCTGCTGCGCATTTTTAGTGCGGCGGGTGTGCCGGTATATGAAGGGTACGGGCCTACGGAAAACAGCCCGGTGATATGCGTGAACAGGCGCGATAACAAATGGAAGAAATTTGGCACTGTGGGCCCGCCAATCGATGGCCTGGAAGTGAAACTGGCCGAAGACGGTGAGATATGTGTGAAAGGCCCTAGTGTAATGAAAGGATATTATAAAAGGCCCGACCTTACTGCAGAAGCGGTGACAGACGGCTGGTTACATACAGGTGATATAGGTGTGTGGGATGAAGGCATGTTGAAGATCACCGACCGCAAGAAAGAGCTGTTTAAAACCAGTGGTGGTAAGTACGTGGCGCCACAGCCCATTGAAAACAAGATGAAAGAGAATGCTTTCATTGAACAGGTGCTGGTGGTGGGGCCGGAAAGAAAATTTGTAGGCGCACTGATTGTGCCTTCGTTCAGTACGTTGGAAAAATGGATGAAGCGAAACAATATTCCGTTCAACAACCATGAAGATGTGGTGAAGAACGAGAAGGTGATAGAAAAGTATAAAGAAATAGTAGAAAGCCTGAATGAAAACTTCAACCACGTAGAGCAGGTCAAGAAATTTGAACTGCTGCCACGCGAATGGAGTATTGAATCAGGTGAAATGACTCCTAAATTAAGCCTGAAAAGGAAAGTGATTATGGAGAAATATAAAGATGCTATTGAGCATATTTATGAGGGCGGTTAG